The following coding sequences are from one Aliarcobacter skirrowii CCUG 10374 window:
- a CDS encoding response regulator transcription factor: MKILIIEDDIQLNTTITNFLKYKGYEVDSLEDGKEALDYIDKNFYDLYILDINIPKVSGLEILKYIRTKDIKSAIIIITASLELDNIKTAYKNGCDEYIKKPFYLEELEIKIDKIYGKIEDNNIIKISKNISYNLISEELTIDSKLVRIRRKERRLLTILLKNLNKTVPTEILENYVWENDIKDIYPLRQLVNGLRKYFNSDEKFIFSQTGVGYRFEIKKDLK, translated from the coding sequence ATGAAAATTTTAATTATAGAAGATGATATTCAATTAAATACTACTATTACTAATTTTTTAAAATATAAAGGTTATGAAGTTGACTCTTTAGAAGATGGTAAAGAGGCGCTTGATTATATTGATAAAAATTTTTATGATTTATATATTTTAGATATTAATATTCCAAAAGTTTCTGGTCTAGAGATATTAAAATATATAAGAACTAAAGATATAAAAAGTGCTATTATAATAATAACAGCATCTTTAGAGTTAGATAATATTAAAACAGCTTATAAAAATGGTTGTGATGAGTATATAAAAAAACCATTTTATCTTGAAGAGTTAGAGATAAAAATTGATAAAATTTATGGAAAAATTGAAGATAATAATATTATTAAAATATCTAAAAATATATCTTATAATCTTATTTCAGAAGAGCTTACAATAGATTCAAAACTTGTTAGAATTAGAAGAAAAGAGAGAAGACTTTTAACTATTTTGCTTAAAAATCTGAATAAAACAGTACCAACAGAGATTTTAGAAAATTATGTTTGGGAGAATGATATAAAAGATATTTATCCTTTAAGACAGCTTGTAAATGGATTGAGAAAATATTTTAATAGTGATGAGAAATTTATTTTCTCACAAACGGGTGTTGGATATAGATTTGAGATAAAAAAAGATTTAAAATGA
- the accD gene encoding acetyl-CoA carboxylase, carboxyltransferase subunit beta, giving the protein MDLKNLFSKISFDNKDKEQAKKSEAPSHWIKCSSCNALMFIKEIENQDNVCPKCGFHLRVGAKRRIEILADENSFVEFDSNLKPNDPLKFVDKLSYKKRVEDGLAKTGRVSSVISGECTINSIPVQLVVFDFAFMGGSLGSVEGEKIVRAVNRAIEKREAVIIVSASGGARMQESTFSLMQMAKTSAALKRLDSEKLPYISILTDPTMGGVSASFAFLGDIIMAEPGALIGFAGQRVIKQTIGADLPEGFQRAEFLLEKGSIDMVVNRKDMKKTISDLLTIFGQKKIS; this is encoded by the coding sequence GTGGATTTAAAAAACCTATTTAGTAAAATTTCATTTGATAATAAAGATAAAGAGCAAGCAAAAAAGAGTGAAGCTCCAAGTCACTGGATAAAATGTTCTAGTTGTAACGCTTTAATGTTTATCAAAGAGATAGAAAATCAAGATAATGTTTGCCCAAAATGTGGTTTTCATTTAAGAGTTGGTGCAAAAAGAAGAATAGAGATTTTAGCAGATGAAAATAGCTTTGTAGAGTTTGATTCGAATCTAAAACCAAATGATCCTTTAAAATTTGTAGATAAACTTTCATACAAAAAAAGAGTTGAAGATGGACTTGCAAAAACAGGAAGAGTTTCAAGTGTTATTAGTGGTGAGTGTACAATTAACTCAATTCCTGTTCAGCTTGTAGTTTTTGATTTTGCATTTATGGGTGGAAGTTTAGGTAGTGTTGAGGGTGAAAAAATTGTAAGAGCCGTAAATAGAGCTATTGAAAAAAGAGAGGCTGTTATAATTGTATCAGCATCAGGTGGTGCTAGAATGCAGGAGTCAACTTTTTCTTTAATGCAAATGGCAAAAACAAGTGCAGCTTTAAAAAGACTTGATAGCGAAAAACTTCCTTATATCTCAATTTTAACAGATCCTACAATGGGTGGAGTTTCTGCTTCATTTGCATTTTTGGGTGATATTATTATGGCAGAGCCAGGTGCTCTTATTGGATTTGCTGGTCAAAGAGTTATTAAGCAAACTATTGGTGCTGATCTGCCTGAAGGTTTCCAAAGAGCTGAATTTTTATTAGAAAAAGGTTCAATTGATATGGTTGTAAATAGAAAAGATATGAAAAAGACTATTTCAGATCTTCTTACAATTTTTGGACAAAAGAAAATTAGCTAA
- the glmS gene encoding glutamine--fructose-6-phosphate transaminase (isomerizing) — protein MCGIVGYIGKYDTCKILLDGLKELEYRGYDSAGIAVLNDNGIDVFKAVGKLVNLEDKVNESKKDRYNLGIGHTRWATHGKPTEVNAHPHLGQYSYVVHNGIIENYKELKEELISLGHKFVSQTDTEVIVHLFEHYNNKLKDPKKSFQETIKRLEGAYAILLITKDEPEKIFFYKLGSPMIVGHGIEKDEVLFASSDSALIGFASDVVYLDDKVGGVASKNGIEFFCKNVVWSKLPTSKQFAQKDGFRYFMEKEIYEQSVVVSDCMLGRVKDNEINFDEIDSKILDGINEIKICACGTSYHAGLTSSYLFERVSKIKCSVEVASEFRYKDPLLTKDTLFVVVSQSGETADTLEALKMAKKAGLKTLVVCNVDNSSMTRVADFTILTRAGIEKGVASTKAFSTQTVVLWMLSLYFAQIRKTISKDKLENEVNTLREVPKSLKVHENIHEKAKRLSKRYLHGHGFFFIGRDVFYPLALEGALKLKEISYLHAEGYAAGEMKHGPIALADPELFTIALMPKNMLYDKIKSNVEELSARDSTICAISSQDFELADDFIKIDDCEHYMLEFFEMLIVLQLLSMEISIRLKNDVDMPRNLAKSVTVE, from the coding sequence ATGTGTGGAATAGTTGGTTATATAGGAAAGTATGATACTTGTAAAATTTTATTGGATGGATTAAAAGAGTTAGAGTATAGAGGTTATGATAGTGCTGGAATTGCTGTTTTAAATGATAATGGAATTGATGTTTTTAAAGCAGTTGGTAAACTTGTAAATCTTGAAGATAAAGTTAATGAGAGTAAAAAAGATAGATATAACCTTGGAATTGGACATACTAGATGGGCAACTCATGGTAAGCCAACAGAAGTAAATGCTCATCCTCATTTGGGGCAATACTCTTATGTTGTTCATAATGGAATTATAGAAAACTACAAAGAGTTAAAAGAGGAGCTTATATCTTTGGGACATAAATTTGTATCTCAAACAGATACAGAGGTTATTGTTCATCTTTTTGAGCACTACAACAATAAATTAAAAGATCCAAAAAAATCGTTTCAAGAGACTATAAAAAGGCTTGAAGGAGCATATGCTATTTTATTAATCACAAAAGATGAGCCTGAGAAAATATTTTTTTATAAACTTGGAAGTCCAATGATTGTTGGGCATGGAATAGAAAAAGATGAAGTTTTATTTGCATCTTCTGATTCTGCACTTATAGGATTTGCAAGTGATGTTGTATATCTTGATGATAAAGTTGGAGGAGTTGCTTCAAAAAATGGAATAGAGTTTTTTTGTAAAAATGTTGTTTGGTCAAAACTTCCTACATCAAAACAGTTTGCTCAAAAAGATGGTTTTAGATATTTTATGGAAAAAGAGATTTATGAACAAAGTGTTGTTGTAAGTGATTGTATGTTAGGTCGTGTGAAAGATAATGAGATAAATTTTGATGAGATAGACTCAAAAATATTAGATGGTATAAATGAGATTAAAATTTGTGCTTGTGGAACTTCATATCATGCAGGACTTACATCTTCATATCTTTTTGAAAGAGTTTCAAAAATAAAATGTAGTGTTGAAGTTGCAAGTGAATTTAGGTATAAAGATCCACTTTTAACAAAAGATACACTTTTTGTTGTAGTTTCTCAAAGTGGTGAGACAGCAGATACTTTGGAAGCTTTAAAAATGGCAAAAAAAGCTGGACTTAAAACATTGGTTGTTTGTAATGTTGATAACTCTTCAATGACAAGAGTTGCAGATTTTACAATTTTAACAAGAGCTGGAATAGAAAAAGGAGTAGCTTCAACTAAAGCATTCTCTACTCAAACAGTTGTTTTATGGATGTTAAGTCTATATTTTGCTCAAATTAGAAAAACAATATCAAAAGATAAGCTTGAAAATGAGGTTAATACTTTAAGAGAGGTTCCAAAATCTTTAAAAGTTCATGAAAATATTCATGAAAAAGCAAAAAGATTATCAAAAAGATATCTTCATGGTCATGGATTTTTCTTTATAGGAAGAGATGTATTCTATCCTTTGGCTCTTGAGGGTGCATTAAAACTTAAAGAGATCTCATATCTACACGCTGAGGGTTATGCAGCTGGTGAGATGAAACATGGACCAATTGCTCTTGCAGATCCTGAACTATTTACAATTGCACTTATGCCAAAAAATATGTTATATGACAAAATAAAATCAAATGTTGAAGAGCTAAGTGCAAGAGATAGTACAATTTGTGCAATATCTTCACAAGATTTTGAACTAGCAGATGATTTTATAAAAATAGATGATTGTGAACACTATATGCTTGAGTTCTTTGAGATGTTAATTGTTCTTCAACTTTTATCTATGGAGATATCAATAAGACTTAAAAATGATGTAGATATGCCAAGAAACCTTGCAAAATCAGTAACAGTTGAGTAG
- a CDS encoding sensor histidine kinase produces the protein MKLRYQLYIFILFLSAILFFVLTINYISYKNQYDEDLKRFVNSEVRLHKKAISNSILNRSIEFNDAGDLFLNIANDALTLLKKDNSRDLDELKLFLKKKYNLQNYDFELYLIDRSYVIYKTTDLKDLNLDLTNISDAKALMNKSLDGNIYFSKFINSDPINLEYRLYAYASLSKDKFLELSFINTQIKNSSISFVVENLQSNNSVRVYRVFKNKDGYSYYNLLKKLEDETKKSLYDSLDIIENSNISSSAIVNSAINFAHTQNLESNLLTITAPIFDKNMFQFLGFENVVMELEIDLSNRVEFLKDIKNLYIGSLFVIVFILFLIFIFVQNRFTKPIETILKSIKESKKVEEELLTYNNELSKIAKKYNVLYDKFTNELEQNSNLLRENKKFIADTVHQIRTPLTNILMNSEMIKKFQKDSSMNTFIEQIDASINMLSNSYEDLSYLLTSDTISYKPKKVDLKASLIERINFFSTISKVNFKKIQAQIDKSIYVYINDIELERIIDNNLSNAIKYGYKDKRVDVVLLENEKEAILEFRSFGNEIKNKDIIFNKNHREDEAKRGLGLGLFMVSNICIKNSIRYDVYYKKGQNIFRYIFKKI, from the coding sequence ATGAAATTAAGATATCAACTATATATTTTTATACTATTTTTATCAGCAATTTTGTTTTTTGTTTTAACTATAAATTATATCTCTTATAAAAATCAATATGATGAGGATTTAAAAAGATTTGTAAATAGTGAAGTAAGACTTCATAAAAAAGCTATATCAAACTCTATTTTAAATAGAAGTATTGAGTTTAATGATGCAGGAGATCTTTTTCTTAATATTGCAAATGATGCTTTAACTTTATTAAAAAAAGATAACAGTAGAGATTTAGATGAGCTAAAGCTTTTTTTGAAAAAAAAGTACAATTTACAAAATTATGATTTTGAACTATATTTAATAGATAGATCTTATGTGATTTATAAAACAACTGATTTAAAAGATTTAAATTTGGATTTAACAAATATAAGCGATGCTAAAGCTCTTATGAATAAGAGTTTAGATGGAAATATATATTTTTCTAAGTTTATAAATAGTGACCCAATAAATTTAGAGTATAGATTATATGCTTATGCTTCACTATCTAAAGATAAGTTTTTGGAATTATCTTTTATAAATACTCAAATTAAAAATAGTTCAATCTCTTTTGTTGTTGAAAATCTTCAATCAAATAATAGTGTAAGAGTATATAGAGTTTTTAAAAATAAAGATGGCTACTCATACTATAATTTATTAAAAAAATTAGAAGATGAGACAAAAAAAAGTTTGTATGACTCTTTAGATATTATTGAAAATAGTAATATTTCAAGCTCTGCAATTGTAAATTCAGCCATAAACTTTGCACATACTCAAAATTTAGAATCTAATCTTTTAACTATAACAGCCCCAATATTTGATAAAAATATGTTTCAATTTTTAGGTTTTGAAAATGTTGTTATGGAGCTTGAAATTGATTTAAGTAATAGAGTTGAGTTTTTAAAAGATATAAAAAATCTCTATATAGGTTCACTTTTTGTAATTGTTTTTATACTTTTTCTAATTTTTATATTTGTTCAAAATAGATTTACAAAACCAATAGAGACTATTTTAAAAAGTATTAAAGAGTCTAAAAAAGTAGAAGAGGAGTTATTAACTTACAATAATGAGTTATCAAAAATTGCAAAAAAATACAATGTTTTATATGATAAATTTACAAATGAGTTGGAACAAAATAGTAATCTTTTAAGAGAGAATAAAAAATTTATTGCAGATACAGTACATCAAATCAGAACTCCTTTGACAAATATTTTAATGAATAGTGAGATGATAAAAAAGTTTCAAAAAGATAGTAGTATGAATACATTTATTGAGCAAATTGATGCATCTATAAATATGCTTTCAAACTCTTATGAAGATTTATCATATCTTTTAACTTCGGATACAATCTCATATAAACCTAAAAAAGTAGATTTAAAAGCTTCATTAATTGAGAGAATAAATTTCTTTTCAACAATTAGTAAAGTAAATTTTAAAAAAATTCAAGCACAAATTGATAAATCTATTTATGTTTATATAAATGATATAGAGCTTGAAAGAATTATAGATAATAACTTATCAAATGCTATAAAATATGGTTATAAAGATAAGAGAGTAGATGTAGTTTTATTAGAAAATGAAAAAGAGGCTATTTTAGAGTTTAGAAGTTTTGGGAATGAGATAAAAAATAAAGATATTATATTTAATAAAAATCATCGAGAAGATGAAGCGAAAAGAGGTCTTGGTTTAGGTCTTTTTATGGTTAGCAATATATGTATTAAAAATAGTATTAGATATGATGTTTATTATAAAAAAGGACAAAATATATTTAGATATATTTTTAAAAAAATTTAA
- the metK gene encoding methionine adenosyltransferase: MEKKSQYLFTSEVVSPGHPDKCADIIADSIVDRLIIEDSNSRVASEVFVAGKHVVIGGEVKSNAKLSQNDYEKIVKDALAKIGYDGKSAFTKEQALHPDDVKVQVLLNQQSPDISQGVDQTTGEIGAGDQGIMFGFASCEAAEFMPSAIVYARRLCDTVYKYALEHKDKFGVDIKTQVTVDYGTKENFENCKPQKIHTIVVSAPSNESLKIEEVRAIIQELIDNSGLPDKLYDKNSTIIHINPTGRYVNHSSLHDSGLTGRKLIVDSFGGYAPIGGGAQSSKDYTKVDRSGLYAARWIAKHIVAANLAKKAIVQISYAIGVARPTSVAVDTMGTYTKYNDDILSSFVMENFPLTPRWITEKFKLDKPSKDSFLYADVAARGQVGQPDYPWEKLDEIEKFKNI; this comes from the coding sequence ATGGAAAAAAAATCACAATACTTATTTACAAGTGAAGTAGTAAGCCCTGGACACCCTGATAAATGTGCTGATATTATTGCAGACTCAATAGTTGATAGATTAATTATTGAAGATAGTAACAGTAGAGTTGCAAGTGAAGTTTTTGTAGCTGGAAAGCATGTTGTTATTGGTGGTGAAGTAAAATCAAATGCAAAATTATCACAAAATGATTATGAAAAGATTGTAAAAGATGCATTAGCAAAAATTGGATACGATGGAAAAAGTGCCTTTACAAAAGAGCAAGCACTTCATCCAGATGATGTAAAAGTTCAAGTTTTATTAAATCAACAAAGTCCTGATATAAGTCAAGGTGTTGATCAAACAACTGGAGAGATAGGTGCTGGAGATCAAGGTATTATGTTTGGATTTGCCTCTTGTGAAGCTGCTGAATTTATGCCTTCAGCAATTGTTTATGCAAGAAGACTTTGCGATACAGTTTATAAATATGCTTTAGAGCATAAAGATAAATTTGGTGTTGATATCAAAACTCAAGTTACAGTTGATTATGGAACAAAAGAGAATTTTGAAAATTGTAAACCTCAAAAAATTCATACAATTGTAGTTTCAGCCCCATCAAATGAGAGCTTAAAAATCGAAGAGGTAAGAGCAATTATTCAAGAGTTAATTGATAACTCTGGTCTGCCTGATAAGCTTTATGATAAAAATAGCACAATTATTCATATTAACCCAACAGGAAGATATGTAAATCATAGTTCACTTCATGATAGTGGATTAACTGGAAGAAAACTAATTGTTGATAGTTTTGGAGGATATGCACCAATTGGTGGTGGAGCACAATCTTCAAAAGATTATACAAAAGTTGATAGAAGTGGACTTTATGCAGCACGATGGATTGCAAAACATATAGTTGCTGCAAATTTAGCTAAAAAAGCAATTGTACAAATATCTTATGCAATTGGTGTAGCACGTCCTACTTCAGTTGCTGTTGATACAATGGGAACATATACAAAATATAATGATGATATCTTATCTTCATTTGTAATGGAAAATTTCCCTTTAACTCCAAGATGGATTACAGAAAAATTTAAATTAGATAAACCATCAAAAGATAGTTTTTTATATGCAGATGTAGCTGCGCGTGGACAAGTTGGACAGCCTGATTATCCATGGGAAAAACTTGACGAAATTGAGAAATTTAAAAATATTTAG
- a CDS encoding inositol monophosphatase family protein codes for MEKRLVKIIKEAGKILKDGYYSKKDVNFKAKKDLVTKYDLAVEEFLKKEFNKYFKEFNIIAEESDNSLVEFGSSIIIDPIDGTTNFVNKVPHTAISVGVYKDKKPYIGVVYNPILDELYFAKNKKGAFLNGKKIKVSIEDDLQKSLLATGFPYSSGENTKDLKDVIKKIENILPECQDLRRLGSASIDLCMVAKGVYEGYYEMNLKPWDVSAGIIILSEAGGTVSNIAGTTYDMFKDKYIVATNGKIHDRLLSKLDI; via the coding sequence ATGGAAAAGCGACTTGTAAAAATTATAAAAGAGGCTGGAAAAATACTAAAAGATGGTTACTATTCAAAAAAAGATGTAAACTTTAAAGCTAAAAAAGATTTAGTTACAAAATATGATTTGGCAGTTGAAGAGTTTTTAAAAAAAGAGTTTAATAAATATTTTAAAGAGTTTAATATTATTGCTGAAGAGTCAGATAATAGCTTAGTTGAATTTGGTAGTTCAATTATAATAGACCCAATAGATGGAACAACAAATTTTGTAAATAAAGTACCTCATACTGCAATTTCAGTTGGAGTTTATAAAGATAAAAAACCTTATATTGGAGTTGTTTATAATCCTATTTTAGATGAGTTATATTTTGCTAAAAATAAAAAAGGTGCATTTTTAAATGGTAAAAAAATTAAAGTTAGTATTGAAGATGATTTACAAAAATCACTTCTAGCTACAGGATTTCCATATAGTAGTGGTGAGAATACAAAAGATTTAAAAGATGTGATAAAAAAAATTGAGAATATCTTACCAGAGTGTCAAGATTTAAGAAGACTTGGAAGTGCATCTATTGATTTATGTATGGTTGCAAAAGGTGTTTATGAGGGTTATTATGAGATGAATTTAAAACCTTGGGATGTTAGTGCTGGGATTATAATTTTAAGTGAAGCTGGTGGAACTGTTTCAAATATTGCTGGGACAACTTATGATATGTTTAAGGATAAATATATAGTTGCAACAAATGGAAAAATTCACGATAGGCTTTTAAGCAAACTAGATATTTAG
- a CDS encoding Na/Pi cotransporter family protein, giving the protein MKKYLSYILLISLAYLLYVNEDSKYIVAGVAVFIIGMQFMEDGFKFFSGGILEKLIANSTNTNSKAIFLGITATAILQSSSLIAIIVISFLSAKIISLAGALGVVFGSAVGTTATTWIVSTLGVKIDIAAFALPMIIFGVIFRFYKNRNFQGFGNILLGLGFIFLGIGYMKDGFEDLKQGINLAQFAIDGYAGIIVYTLIGAVATVIIQSSSATMALTVTALVTGQIVYINAMAIAVGANIGTATTAALGAIVSNANSKRMAVGLFIFKGITAVITLASLYLMIDFVDYISKYLGIKSDDWAMKLAVFHTLFNLVGLLIFSFFIPKLVIFLKKLFVEEKESYITKPKFLDMEVVAVPFAALKATRKETIHLYDNASEVLSHAIMLHRHRYLGKKDIDKIVKESSDIIDLNIDEFYESRIKSLYSDIIDYSTYFISELDDEKKLYLNDLRNACRDIAESVKNTKELQKNVRKYISSNNSYIKDEYNFIREAIAKSINTINEMKNSKDDIDVLSKSELLKEYLKGLDVIATRRIDILIREKRIDKKMATSLLNDSYHANLIISRLISVSKVLWIQDLTIKELGED; this is encoded by the coding sequence ATGAAAAAATATCTCTCCTACATACTTCTAATCTCATTGGCATATTTGCTTTATGTAAATGAGGACTCTAAGTATATAGTTGCTGGAGTTGCCGTTTTTATAATTGGTATGCAATTTATGGAGGATGGATTTAAATTTTTTAGTGGTGGAATTTTAGAAAAACTAATAGCAAATAGCACAAATACAAACTCAAAAGCCATCTTTTTGGGAATAACTGCAACCGCAATTTTACAAAGCTCATCTTTAATTGCAATTATTGTAATCTCATTTTTATCTGCAAAAATCATCTCACTTGCAGGTGCACTAGGAGTTGTATTTGGATCAGCAGTTGGAACAACTGCTACAACTTGGATTGTCTCAACACTTGGTGTTAAGATTGATATAGCTGCTTTTGCTCTTCCTATGATAATTTTTGGTGTAATTTTTAGATTTTATAAAAATAGAAATTTTCAAGGATTTGGAAATATTCTTTTAGGTCTTGGATTTATCTTTTTGGGTATTGGATATATGAAAGATGGATTTGAGGATTTAAAACAAGGAATAAATTTAGCTCAATTTGCAATTGATGGATATGCTGGAATTATAGTTTATACTCTTATTGGAGCTGTTGCAACAGTTATTATTCAATCAAGTAGTGCAACAATGGCACTAACTGTAACAGCTTTGGTAACGGGTCAAATTGTATATATAAATGCTATGGCAATAGCAGTTGGAGCAAATATAGGAACAGCAACAACTGCAGCTTTAGGAGCTATAGTTTCAAATGCAAATAGCAAAAGAATGGCAGTTGGATTGTTTATATTTAAAGGAATCACCGCTGTTATTACTTTAGCCTCTTTATATCTTATGATTGATTTTGTTGATTATATATCAAAATATTTGGGAATAAAAAGTGATGACTGGGCTATGAAATTAGCAGTTTTTCATACTTTATTTAATTTAGTTGGTCTTTTGATTTTCTCATTTTTTATTCCAAAGCTGGTAATTTTTCTTAAAAAACTATTTGTTGAAGAGAAAGAGAGCTATATTACTAAACCAAAATTTCTTGATATGGAAGTAGTTGCAGTACCATTTGCAGCGCTGAAAGCTACAAGAAAAGAGACTATTCATTTATATGATAATGCAAGTGAAGTTTTAAGTCACGCAATTATGCTTCATAGACATAGATATTTAGGGAAAAAAGATATTGATAAAATTGTAAAAGAGTCATCTGATATTATTGATTTAAATATAGATGAGTTTTATGAAAGTAGAATAAAATCTTTATATAGTGATATTATAGATTACTCTACATATTTTATAAGTGAGCTTGATGATGAAAAAAAACTATATTTGAATGATTTAAGAAATGCTTGTAGAGATATAGCTGAATCTGTAAAAAATACAAAAGAGCTTCAAAAAAATGTAAGAAAGTATATATCAAGTAATAATAGCTATATAAAAGATGAATATAACTTTATTAGAGAAGCAATAGCAAAGAGTATAAACACTATAAATGAGATGAAAAATAGTAAAGATGATATAGATGTTTTATCAAAATCAGAGCTATTAAAAGAGTATTTAAAAGGGTTAGATGTAATAGCAACTAGAAGAATTGATATATTAATTAGAGAGAAAAGAATTGATAAAAAGATGGCAACAAGTCTTTTAAATGATAGTTATCATGCTAATTTAATAATTAGTCGATTAATAAGCGTATCAAAAGTTTTATGGATTCAAGATTTAACTATTAAAGAGTTAGGAGAAGATTAA